In the Populus trichocarpa isolate Nisqually-1 chromosome 1, P.trichocarpa_v4.1, whole genome shotgun sequence genome, TTTGGAAACTTGAACTTTCCAATCAGCAAACACCCATCAGCTAGAGATAACTTGTTTCTGAAATAGCCCCttagaaatttcaaaaaaaggaAAGCTCAAGAAACAAGGTCATGTCATTAAACAAGCCACTTGCAGTTTATGAAGCTccaatcaaaagattgagagATTCTGCCTTCAGGCCACAGATAACTACGCAGAAACCAGAACCACATCTCAAGTTTCCTCTAAAGCCTATGCCCTATTGGTGTACTTTTGCTGAACTTTTTGAGCTGCAAGCCACACGTGGTTAATCTTGAGTCTGTATTTGCATAAATGGATGAGCAGATTTGTATTGATGGATTAATGAGTACTCAAGGACCCCTGAATTTATGCTGGATTGTACATAAATTGGTTTCAATGAGATGTTTAATAgcataatttattgaatatcaaGTTGCAAGAAAAATAGTCAACGAAGAAATTCAATGAACAATCAATTTATTTGAACATAGTACTTTCCAAACACAAATTTGCCTATCTTCCTGGTTCTCTTAAACCACATTGTTTACTTTATAAGATGctaaatattcattaaatatcTGAGCCAATAATATGAACATTATCATCATAGATAACAACATCAATTTGTTAAACATGCAGTAGAAATACATACACCTCATCTACCCTCTTCAGCCTCTGTTTCTTTTGGGTTCTGATGAGCCACATCATAAGTTGCATGGACACCAATCATCAGGTAGTACAATATCATCACTGCACTGCAAATAATGAACCTCAGGAACGCTTCATAATCCAATGATCCAAGTAGAAACACATTCATCGCAATTGACAATGACGGCAACCATGGGACAAGAGGAACACCCCAAACTTTAGGAACACGGTGCTTGTGCAGCAAAGAGATCCCCAAAGTACCTGAACACCAAATAACAGAAGCCACCACATATCCGATCCACCCTCTCACACCTGAATTCCAAAGTGCAGTAACTCCAATTGAAGAACCAACAATAGTGAACAGGGACACAAAAAATGTAACTGAATCATTCTTTGATGTAACATCTTTCACATAATATCGCCTCACAAGCAATGCAACAGCcaataacatgaaaataagtAGCGTACAAATAGAAAATACACTCGATAACACATCCAAACTGGAGAAAAATGCTACAATAGCACTAAGAATAGTTGTTAGAAGAGTAGCATTGATAGGTGTTCCAGTTTTGGGATGAACCCGAGCAAACCAAGGAGGAATCATATGGGATCTCGCTATTTGAGTAGTGTATCTTCCTTGTCCAAGTGATCCAACCATTAAGCTTGTAGTCATTCCCTTGAGTGCACAAATACTCACTAAATACGTAGCCCAATTCATGCCAATTTGAGCAAAAGCAACCGAAAACGCAGCATTTGGATCAATCTCTGTATATTTGACCATCCCTGTCAATGCCATAGCCATCAAGCAATAAATCACAGTGATTATAGACATTGAACCAACCAAGCCAATTGGTATATCCCTTGACGGGTTCTTGGTCTCTTCAGCCATAGTAGCAACCATATCAAACCCAGTGTAGGCCCAATACACAACAGCTGCAGATACAAAAACACCCTCTGCCCCTTTCGGAAAATAGGGTACCAAATTTGAGCTCTTGAAATGAATAAACCCAACGACAATAATAAAAGCAATGATAAAAGCAGTAGCAATAGAGGCAATCCAATTCAAGAAAGAAGTCCTTTTTGTCCCACTCATTGCTATAGAATTAGCCACCAAGAGGACTACAACTGCTAATGGATCTAAAAGATTAAACCCATCAGCGAAAGAGTCAATTTTAATTCTCATAAAGTCAGGGTTTTTAGAATTAATCATGCTTGCAAAATATGAAGACCAAGACCTCCCTAACCCCGCAGCACCAATAATTGCCTCTAAAAGTATATTCCCAGCAGCAAGATATGCAATAAAATCACCTAACTCAACGCGAAGATAAGAGAAAGAACCTCCAGCAACAGGAATCTCAACAGCAAACTCAGTGTAACAAAAAACAGAAAGCAAAGCAGAAAACCCTGAAAGTGCATACGAAAGCACAATAGCCGGACCTGCATTATCACGAGCTTCTTGTCCTGTAATAACAAAGATACCAGAGCCCACAACAGAGCCGAAGCTCATCCACATGAGGTCCCACCAAGTGAGACATTTTTGCATAGGATTTTCACTCTCTCTTCGTAGAGTAACGAGCTCATGGGTTTCAGTAGAACGAGAGAGAAGACGGTCTTTCAAACGAGGGCAGATCTGAGACAGTGCTGTCCTGTAAGAGGACAAATCTTTGAAGGATGGTTCTGGGAAAAAATCTTGCTTGCTACATCTCCAGTAACTCTTTCTTGGCGAGTCTTGAACATCCATTGAAGTTATTGTTGGGTTCGAATTGTTATGGGGATATAGCAATGGCTGGTTTGTTTCTGTTGATGGTAGAATTTGAGTCATAATTATAGTTCAGCGTCAGTAGGAGTTGGAATACAATAGAAAAGGCATCGCTAGTTTCTCAGATAGAGTAGGAGTGCGGTCCGAAAAATTTTTTCTTTGCCTGGCTCGTCAGAATTGGAATTAGAATTGATTTGAGGGAGGTGTGTTGCTACGAAGTGTTTGGTAGAAAAGCCATTGGAAACACGACAGGCCACCTcgaagaaaaatccaaagctTATGGAGTTAATTGTAAGTTAGTCccactaattttataaaacaaattaattagtctCTTAACCATGCTTAATTCAATAttactttatttcaaaaaattattcttttctcttcaatcttttcatatcatttactttgtttttcctttttaaaacaagaaaaaaaacaaataaattaaaaaataacatgaatggacaaaaaataattaattagttttcaaaACTAGATgaactaatttatattttacttaaaactTATGCTAATGAACATTCATGgtacattatataaaaaaaagacactctggattttgcattaaaaaatactaggaaaaagacaacaaaaaataaaaattgagttgtGTTTGATAGTGATAAGGGATATAAGAcacaataaaatacaaaa is a window encoding:
- the LOC7459118 gene encoding cationic amino acid transporter 8, vacuolar; the encoded protein is MTQILPSTETNQPLLYPHNNSNPTITSMDVQDSPRKSYWRCSKQDFFPEPSFKDLSSYRTALSQICPRLKDRLLSRSTETHELVTLRRESENPMQKCLTWWDLMWMSFGSVVGSGIFVITGQEARDNAGPAIVLSYALSGFSALLSVFCYTEFAVEIPVAGGSFSYLRVELGDFIAYLAAGNILLEAIIGAAGLGRSWSSYFASMINSKNPDFMRIKIDSFADGFNLLDPLAVVVLLVANSIAMSGTKRTSFLNWIASIATAFIIAFIIVVGFIHFKSSNLVPYFPKGAEGVFVSAAVVYWAYTGFDMVATMAEETKNPSRDIPIGLVGSMSIITVIYCLMAMALTGMVKYTEIDPNAAFSVAFAQIGMNWATYLVSICALKGMTTSLMVGSLGQGRYTTQIARSHMIPPWFARVHPKTGTPINATLLTTILSAIVAFFSSLDVLSSVFSICTLLIFMLLAVALLVRRYYVKDVTSKNDSVTFFVSLFTIVGSSIGVTALWNSGVRGWIGYVVASVIWCSGTLGISLLHKHRVPKVWGVPLVPWLPSLSIAMNVFLLGSLDYEAFLRFIICSAVMILYYLMIGVHATYDVAHQNPKETEAEEGR